The Kitasatospora sp. NBC_00374 genome has a segment encoding these proteins:
- the galK gene encoding galactokinase, which translates to MFEEAATEFEAVHGTRPTGTWAAPGRVNLIGEHTDYNDGFVLPIALPHTTRVTARRRDDGRLRLFSAQGDGQVTELAVADLAPGSVAGWAGYPAGVLWALREAGHRVGGADLSFDSDVPTGAGLSSSAALECATAAALSDLYGLGLTAAELALLAQHAENAFVGVPCGAMDQMASACCTRGAALHLDTRTLQLRHVPLDLDAAGLCLLVIDTRVKHDLGDGAYAALRAGCERAAALLGLPALRDLAPPDLPAALGRLPAELGPLVRHVVGENLRVAEAVERLEEGDVAALGPILTAGHASLRDDFRVSCAETDLAVESAVRAGALGARMTGGGFGGSVIALVGTAALPQVEDGVRAAFRQAGFAAPVTFTAVPSPGTRRL; encoded by the coding sequence ATGTTCGAAGAAGCCGCCACGGAGTTCGAGGCCGTCCACGGCACCCGGCCGACCGGAACCTGGGCGGCGCCCGGGCGGGTCAACCTCATCGGCGAACACACCGACTACAACGACGGCTTCGTCCTGCCGATCGCCCTGCCGCACACCACCCGCGTGACCGCGCGCCGCCGTGACGACGGGCGCCTGCGGCTGTTCAGCGCGCAGGGCGACGGGCAGGTGACCGAGCTGGCGGTCGCCGACCTGGCACCCGGCTCGGTCGCCGGCTGGGCCGGCTACCCGGCGGGCGTGCTCTGGGCACTGCGCGAGGCCGGCCACCGGGTCGGCGGCGCCGACCTCTCCTTCGACAGCGACGTGCCGACCGGCGCCGGGCTCTCCTCCTCCGCCGCCCTGGAGTGCGCCACCGCCGCGGCCCTGAGCGACCTGTACGGGCTCGGCCTGACCGCGGCCGAGCTCGCACTGCTCGCCCAGCACGCCGAGAACGCCTTCGTCGGCGTGCCGTGCGGCGCCATGGACCAGATGGCCTCCGCCTGCTGTACCCGCGGCGCGGCCCTGCACCTGGACACCCGGACGCTGCAGCTGCGACACGTCCCGCTCGACCTGGACGCCGCGGGCCTGTGCCTGCTGGTGATCGACACCCGGGTCAAGCACGACCTCGGCGACGGCGCCTACGCGGCCCTGCGGGCCGGCTGCGAGCGGGCCGCCGCACTGCTGGGCCTGCCGGCCCTGCGCGACCTGGCACCCCCGGACCTGCCCGCGGCCCTCGGCCGGCTCCCCGCGGAGCTCGGGCCGCTGGTGCGCCACGTGGTCGGCGAGAACCTCCGGGTGGCCGAGGCCGTCGAGCGTCTGGAGGAGGGCGACGTCGCCGCCCTGGGGCCGATCCTGACCGCCGGTCACGCCTCGCTGCGCGACGACTTCCGGGTCTCCTGCGCCGAGACCGACCTCGCGGTCGAGTCCGCCGTCCGGGCCGGCGCACTGGGGGCGCGGATGACCGGTGGCGGCTTCGGCGGCTCCGTCATCGCCCTGGTCGGTACGGCCGCGCTCCCCCAGGTCGAGGACGGCGTGCGGGCCGCCTTCCGGCAGGCCGGCTTCGCGGCGCCGGTCACCTTCACCGCCGTCCCCTCGCCGGGCACCCGCCGCCTCTGA
- a CDS encoding LacI family DNA-binding transcriptional regulator → MADVAAMAGVSSQTVSRVANNRHNVDEGTRRRVLSAMEILGYRPNTAARALVTGRFGVLGVISFDVTACGNTRTLAGIADAAQEAGYSVNLIGVRAQTERAVREAFERLTVQSVDGIILIEAQILDTPALSLPSGMPLVVADGESGHHHPTVDVDQALGARSVVSHLLGLGHRTVWHVAGPRDSHPARRRAQSWHHTLKTAGAPTPPVLYGDWSAASGYRAGLELAARPEVTAVFAANDQMALGVLRALQEAGRPVPGDVSVAGFDDIAEAEYFPTPLTTVRQDFDEVGRQCVRLLLDRIAGPDGTPRRVVLTPTLVARGSTAAPRS, encoded by the coding sequence ATGGCGGACGTCGCGGCGATGGCGGGCGTGTCCTCCCAGACCGTCTCCCGGGTGGCCAACAACCGCCACAACGTCGACGAGGGAACCCGCCGGCGGGTGCTCTCGGCGATGGAGATCCTCGGCTACCGGCCCAACACCGCGGCCCGGGCGCTGGTCACCGGCCGGTTCGGGGTCCTCGGCGTGATCAGCTTCGACGTCACCGCGTGCGGCAACACCAGGACCCTCGCCGGCATCGCCGACGCCGCCCAGGAGGCCGGCTACTCGGTCAACCTCATCGGCGTGCGGGCCCAGACCGAGCGCGCCGTCCGCGAGGCGTTCGAGCGCCTGACCGTGCAGTCGGTCGACGGCATCATCCTGATCGAGGCCCAGATCCTGGACACCCCCGCGCTCAGCCTGCCCTCCGGCATGCCGTTGGTGGTCGCCGACGGCGAGAGCGGCCACCACCACCCCACCGTCGACGTCGACCAGGCCCTCGGCGCCCGGAGCGTCGTCTCCCACCTGCTCGGCCTCGGCCACCGCACCGTCTGGCACGTGGCCGGCCCGCGCGACTCCCACCCCGCGCGCCGCCGTGCGCAGTCCTGGCACCACACGCTGAAGACCGCGGGAGCCCCGACACCGCCGGTGCTGTACGGGGACTGGTCCGCGGCCTCCGGCTACCGCGCGGGCCTCGAACTGGCCGCCCGCCCGGAGGTGACGGCGGTCTTCGCCGCCAACGACCAGATGGCCCTCGGCGTGCTGCGCGCCCTGCAGGAGGCGGGGCGCCCGGTGCCCGGCGACGTCAGCGTGGCCGGATTCGACGACATCGCCGAGGCCGAGTACTTCCCGACGCCCCTCACCACCGTCCGCCAGGACTTCGACGAGGTGGGCAGACAGTGCGTCCGCCTGCTGCTCGACCGGATCGCCGGGCCGGACGGCACCCCCCGCCGGGTCGTCCTGACGCCCACCCTGGTGGCCCGCGGCAGCACCGCCGCCCCCCGTTCCTGA